The following are from one region of the Capsicum annuum cultivar UCD-10X-F1 chromosome 1, UCD10Xv1.1, whole genome shotgun sequence genome:
- the LOC107842565 gene encoding callose synthase 2 isoform X1, with protein MAYQRKGSDLQPQRRILRTQTAGNLGESMMDSEVVPSSLSEIAPILRVANEVEPSNPRVAYLCRFYAFEKAHRLDPTSSGRGVRQFKTSLLQRLEKENETTLAGRTKSDAREMQSFYQHYYRKYIQALQNAADKADRARLTKAYQTAAVLFEVLKAVNLTEAVEVADEILEAHTKVTEKTEILVPYNILPLDPDSSNQAIMRYPEIQATVTALRNTRGLPWPKNHKKKVDEDILDWLQAMFGFQKDNVANQREHLILLLANVHIRQFPKIDQQPKLDDRALTDVMKKLFKNYKKWCKYLGRKSSLWLPTIQQEVQQRKLLYMGLYLLIWGEAANLRFMPECLCFIYHHMAFELYGMLAGSVSPMTGETIKPAYGGADEAFLKKVVTPIYNTIAKEAKRSKEKSKHSQWRNYDDLNEYFWSVNCFKLGWPMRADADFFHLPPEELSVDANEAIKRNRWMGKINFVETRSFWHIYRSFDRMWGFFILCLQAMIIIAWNGSGQLGGIFVGDVFKKVLSIFITAAILKLAQAVLDIIMSWKSRHSMSFYVKLRYVLKAVAAAAWVVVLPVTYAYSWKNPPDFALTIKNWFGNGSSSPSLFIIAVLFYLSPNMLSALLFVFPFIRRYLERSDYKIMSLVMWWSQPRLYVGRGMHEDAFSLFKYTLFWVLLLAAKLAFSFYVEIKPLVGPTKDIMKVHISVYKWHEFFPRAKSNIGVVIALWAPVILVYFMDTQIWYAIFSTIFGGIYGAFRRLGEIRTLGMLRSRFQSLPGAFNACLIPVEKDETRKKGLKATLSKKFDEVTSRGKEAAKFAQMWNKIIESFREEDLINNRERSLLLVPYWADPDLELIQWPPFLLASKLPIALDMAKDCNGRDRELTKRLNADSYMCCAIRECYASCKSIINVLVIGEREQLVVKEIFAKVDDHIAEGNLVKDFNMSALPILYDQFVRLIDFLKENKMEDKDHVVILLLDMLEVVTRDIMEDSVPSLSDSSHGGSYGMHDGMIPNAKYQLFGTLNFPVTETEAWMEKIRRLHMLLTVKESAMDVPTNLEARRRISFFSNSLFMDMPHAPKVRNMLSFSILTPYYNEEVLFSINSLERPNEDGVSILFYLQKIYPDEWENFLERVVCSSEEDLKGNTRLEEELRLWASYRGQTLTKTVRGMMYYRQALELQAFLDMAKDEELMKGYKAAESNTDEQPKNERSLMSQCQAVSDMKFTYVVSCQQYGIQKRSADHRAQDILRLMTKYPSLRVAYIDEIDETSKDKSKRTGDNKVYYSALVKAVPRSVDSAEPDQKLDQVIYRIKLPGPAILGEGKPENQNHAIIFTRGEGLQTIDMNQDNYMEEALKMRNLLQEFLKKNGVRNPTILGLREHIFTGSVSSLAWFMSNQENSFVTIGQRLLANPLKVRFHYGHPDVFDRLFHLTRGGVSKASKVINLSEDIFAGFNSTLRGGNVTHHEYIQVGKGRDVGLNQISLFEAKIANGNGEQTMSRDVYRLGHRFDFFRMLSCFFTTIGFYFTTLQVTVIIVYVFLYGRLYLVVSGLEEGLSSHPAIRNNKPLQVALASQSFVQIGLLMALPMMMEIGLERGFRNALTDFVLMQLQLAPVFFTFSLGTRTHYYGRTLLHGGAQYRGTGRGFVVFHAKFAENYRLYSRTHFVKGIELMILLLVYHIFGKSYRDMVAYVLITASVWFLVVTWLFAPFLFNPSGFEWQKIVDDWTDWNKWINNRGGIGVSPEKSWESWWEKEQEHLYHSGIRGTVAEILLSMRFFIYQYGLVYHLTILNNETSFLVYGISWIVIFLILAVMKVVSVGRRKFSADFQLAFRLIKGFIFLSFVALLISLIVVLHLKFRDIIVCILAFMPTGWGMLLIAQALKPFIRRFGFWGSIRTLARGYEIVMGLLVFTPIAFLAWFPFVSEFQTRMLFNQAFSRGLQISRILGGPKKDRSSSNKA; from the exons ATGGCTTACCAGAGAAAGGGATCTGATCTGCAACCGCAGAGGCGTATTTTGCGGACGCAGACTGCTGGTAATTTAGGGGAGTCAATGATGGACAGTGAGGTAGTGCCATCATCTCTAAGTGAAATTGCACCCATTCTCCGTGTCGCCAATGAGGTCGAGCCCAGCAACCCAAGGGTAGCTTATCTAT GTCGATTCTATGCCTTCGAAAAAGCTCATCGATTAGATCCAACATCAAGTGGACGTGGAGTTCGCCAGTTCAAAACTTCCCTTCTTCAACGGTTAGAAAAG GAAAATGAAACGACCCTTGCTGGAAGGACAAAAAGTGATGCTCGTGAAATGCAGAGTTTCTACCAGCATTACTATAGGAAATATATTCAGGCTTTGCAGAATGCTGCTGATAAAGCTGATCG TGCACGACTTACAAAAGCATACCAAACAGCTGCTGTTCTTTTTGAGGTCTTGAAAGCTGTTAACCTGACAGAAGCTGTAGAAGTGGCTGACGAG ATTTTGGAAGCTCATACAAAGGTTACCGAGAAGACTGAGATACTAGTCCCCTATAATATACTTCCACTTGACCCTGATAGTTCAAATCAAGCAATTATGAGATATCCTGAG ATTCAAGCTACTGTCACTGCTCTTCGCAATACAAGAGGTCTTCCATGGCCAAAAAACCATAAGAAGAAAGTTGATGAAGATATTCTGGACTGGCTTCAAGCTATGTTTGGTTTTCAG AAAGATAATGTGGCAAATCAGCGGGAGCATCTGATTCTGTTGTTGGCAAATGTTCACATCCGACAATTTCCAAAGATTGATCAACAACCAAAG CTGGATGACCGGGCACTTACTGATGTTATGAAGAAACttttcaaaaactataaaaaatggTGCAAGTATCTTGGTCGCAAGAGCAGTCTTTG GCTGCCAACTATCCAGCAAGAAGTGCAACAGCGGAAATTACTATACATGGGTCTTTATCTTCTTATATGGGGAGAAGCTGCAAATTTAAGATTCATGCCTGAGTGCCTGTGCTTTATTTATCATCAT ATGGCATTTGAACTTTACGGTATGCTGGCCGGAAGTGTTAGTCCCATGACAGGCGAAACTATAAAACCTGCTTATGGTGGTGCAGATGAGGCTTTCTTGAAGAAAGTAGTAACTCCCATCTATAACACTATAGCAAAG GAAGCTAAAAGGAGCAAAGAAAAGTCAAAACATTCTCAGTGGAGAAACTATGATGATTTAAATGAGTATTTCTG GTCAGTCAATTGCTTCAAGCTGGGCTGGCCAATGCGTGCTGATGCTGATTTCTTCCATCTTCCTCCTGAAGAACTATCGGTTGAT GCAAATGAAGCAATTAAAAGGAACCGTTGGATGGGGAAAATCAATTTTGTCGAGACACGCTCATTTTGGCACATCTATAGGAGTTTTGATAGAATGTGGGGCTTTTTTATTTTATGCTTACAG GCAATGATCATTATTGCATGGAATGGATCTGGCCAACTGGGTGGTATTTTTGTAGGAGATGTGTTCAAGAAAGTGTTGAGCATTTTCATAACAGCTGCCATACTGAAGCTCGCTCAAG CGGTTCTGGATATAATCATGAGCTGGAAATCGAGACACAGCATGTCATTTTATGTCAAGCTTAGATATGTGCTTAAAGCTGTTGCAGCAGCAGCATGGGTGGTAGTGTTGCCTGTAACTTATGCATATAGCTGGAAAAATCCTCCAGATTTTGCACTGACTATTAAAAACTGGTTTGGCAATGGTTCAAGTTCACCTTCTCTATTCATCATAGCAGTTCTTTTTTACCTGTCACCAAACATGCTATCGGCATTGTTGTTTGTGTTCCCTTTCATCCGCCGTTACCTTGAGAGGTCAGATTACAAGATCATGAGTTTGGTAATGTGGTGGTCCCAG CCTCGGCTTTATGTTGGAAGAGGCATGCATGAGGATGCATTTTCTCTTTTCAA ATACACACTATTTTGGGTTCTCCTCCTTGCTGCAAAATTGGCATTCAGTTTTTACGTAGAG ATAAAACCTCTTGTAGGTCCAACGAAGGATATCATGAAGGTTCACATCAGTGTTTATAAATGGCATGAATTCTTCCCTCGAG CAAAAAGCAATATCGGTGTCGTGATTGCTCTATGGGCTCCTGTTATTCTT GTCTATTTCATGGACACTCAGATTTGGTATGCTATTTTCTCTACCATATTTGGAGGCATTTATGGAGCGTTTCGGCGTCTTGGAGAG ATTCGCACACTGGGTATGCTTAGATCACGGTTTCAGTCACTTCCAGGAGCATTTAATGCCTGCTTGATCCCAGTGGAAAAGGATGAAACGCGTAAAAAGGGACTTAAAGCCACATTATCTAAGAAATTTGATGAG GTCACTTCTAGAGGAAAGGAGGCTGCAAAGTTTGCTCAAATGTGGAACAAAATAATAGAGAGTTTCAGGGAGGAGGATCTGATAAATAATAG GGAAAGGAGCTTATTGCTTGTGCCATATTGGGCTGACCCTGATCTGGAACTTATCCAGTGGCCTCCATTTCTCTTAGCTAGCAAG CTACCCATCGCATTGGACATGGCTAAAGATTGCAATGGAAGAGATCGTGAACTGACCAAAAGGTTGAATGCGGACAGTTACATGTGTTGTGCAATTCGTGAGTGCTATGCTTCATGCAAAAGCATTATAAATGTTTTGGTCATTGGTGAACGTGAACAGCT GGTGGTCAAAGAAATTTTCGCAAAAGTTGATGATCACATAGCTGAGGGTAATCTGGTAAAGGATTTTAACATGAGCGCTCTACCTATCCTCTATGATCAATTTGTGCGGCTTATTGATTTTCTG aaagaaaacaaaatggAGGACAAGGATCATGTAGTTATTCTCTTGCTTGATATGTTAGAAGTTGTGACCCGTGACATAATGGAAGACTCTGTTCCTAG TTTGTCAGATTCCTCCCATGGTGGCTCTTATGGGATGCATGATGGGATGATTCCAAATGCAAAATATCAGCTCTTTGGCACCCTTAATTTTCCTGTAACAGAAACAGAGGCATGGATGGAGAAG ATTAGAAGGCTTCACATGCTGCTTACTGTTAAGGAATCTGCCATGGATGTGCCAACCAATTTGGAAGCTAGACGGCGCATCTCCTTCTTCTCAAATTCATTGTTTATGGACATGCCTCACGCCCCCAAAGTTCGCAATATGCTTTCCTTTTC TATTTTGACACCTTACTACAATGAGGAGGTTCTTTTCTCAATAAATTCATTGGAAAGACCAAATGAAGATGGTGTATCTATACTGTTTTATTTGCAAAAGATATACCCAG ATGAATGGGAGAACTTCCTTGAAAGGGTTGTCTGTAGCAGTGAGGAGGATCTTAAGGGAAACACTAGATTGGAAGAAGAACTCCGTCTATGGGCATCATATAGAGGCCAAACGTTGACCAAAACAG TACGAGGTATGATGTACTATCGGCAAGCTTTGGAACTTCAAGCTTTTCTTGATATGGCAAAAGATGAAG AGTTAATGAAAGGCTACAAGGCTGCTGAATCTAATACTGATGAACAGCCAAAAAATGAGAGGTCCTTGATGTCGCAATGTCAGGCAGTTTCAGACATGAAATTTACCTATGTTGTATCATGTCAGCAATATGGAATTCAGAAAAGGTCTGCTGATCATCGTGCTCAAGACATTTTGAGACTAATGACAAA GTACCCTTCTCTTCGAGTAGCTTACATTGATGAGATTGACGAAACTAGCAAAGATAAATCAAAAAGGACTGGCGATAATAAGGTTTATTATTCAGCGCTTGTGAAGGCTGTACCAAGGTCTGTGGACTCGGCAGAGCCAGATCAGAAGTTAGATCAG GTTATTTATCGAATAAAACTTCCTGGGCCTGCTATATTGGGAGAAGGAAAGCCAGAGaatcaaaatcatgcaattataTTTACTCGTGGGGAAGGATTGCAAACAATAGATATGAACCAG GACAACTACATGGAAGAAGCCCTCAAAATGAGGAATTTGTTgcaagaatttttgaaaaagaatggaGTAAGAAATCCGACTATTTTGGGATTGCGGGAGCATATTTTCACTGGCAG TGTTTCTTCACTAGCGTGGTTTATGTCAAATCAGGAAAACAGCTTTGTCACAATTGGGCAAAGATTGTTGGCCAATCCATTGAA AGTACGTTTCCACTATGGGCATCCTGATGTATTTGATAGATTGTTTCATTTAACTAGAGGTGGTGTGAGCAAGGCTTCCAAAGTCATCAACCTAAGTGAAGACATTTTTGCTG GTTTTAATTCTACTCTACGGGGGGGTAATGTTACTCACCATGAGTACATCCAAGTTGGTAAAGGAAGAGATGTTGGCCTTAACCAAATTTCACTGTTTGAGGCAAAGATAGCTAATGGAAATGGTGAGCAGACAATGAGTCGTGATGTATACAGGCTTGGACATCGGTTTGATTTCTTCCGTATGCTATCATGCTTCTTCACCACTATAGGATTCTACTTTACTACCCTG CAGGTAACTGTCATTATTGTATATGTTTTTCTTTATGGTCGGCTGTATCTTGTCGTCAGTGGGCTTGAAGAAGGATTAAGTTCACACCCAGCTATTCGAAATAATAAGCCTCTTCAAGTTGCTCTTGCCTCTCAATCGTTTGTGCAAATTGGCCTATTGATGGCGTTGCCTATGATGATGGAGATAGGCCTTGAGAGGGGCTTCCGCAATGCCTTAACTGATTTTGTGCTCATGCAACTACAACTTGCTCCTGTTTTCTTTACATTTTCTCTTGGAACAAGGACCCACTATTATGGAAGAACATTGCTCCATGGGGGTGCTCAATACAGAGGCACTGGTCGTGGTTTTGTTGTATTTCATGCCAAATTTGCTGAAAACTATCGTTTGTACTCTCGAACCCATTTTGTGAAGGGAATCGAACTCATGATTCTACTTCTTGTCTACCATATATTTGGTAAATCATACAGAGATATGGTGGCATATGTTCTTATAACCGCATCTGTATGGTTCCTGGTTGTTACATGGCTCTTTGCCCCATTCCTGTTCAATCCTTCCGGATTCGAGTGGCAAAAGATTGTCGATGACTGGACAGACTGGAATAAGTGGATAAACAATCGTGGTGGTATCGGTGTATCGCCAGAGAAAAGCTGGGAATCTTGGTGGGAGAAAGAACAAGAGCATCTTTATCATTCAGGGATCCGTGGCACTGTAGCTGAGATATTGTTATCAATGCGCTTTTTTATATATCAATACGGACTTGTATATCACCTCACAATTTTGAATAATGAAACAAGTTTTCTG GTTTATGGTATTTCATGGATCGTCATTTTCTTAATATTAGCAGTAATGAAG GTTGTGTCTGTCGGAAGGAGGAAATTCAGTGCTGATTTTCAGCTTGCGTTTCGTTTGATCAAAGGCTTCATTTTCCTCTCATTTGTTGCCCTACTCATTAGCTTGATTGTTGTTCTACACCTGAAATTTCGCGATATTATTGTTTGCATTCTCGCGTTCATGCCTACCGGATGGGGAATGCTTTTG ATTGCTCAAGCTTTGAAGCCTTTTATTCGACGTTTTGGCTTCTGGGGATCGATCAGGACACTTGCCCGTGGTTATGAAATTGTAATGGGGTTGCTCGTGTTCACACCAATTGCCTTCTTGGCTTGGTTTCCATTTGTTTCGGAGTTTCAAACCCGTATGTTGTTCAACCAAGCATTCAGTAGAGGTCTGCAGATTTCTCGTATTCTTGGTGGACCAAAGAAGGATCGTTCCTCGAGCAACAAAGCGTAG